A window from Drosophila subobscura isolate 14011-0131.10 chromosome O, UCBerk_Dsub_1.0, whole genome shotgun sequence encodes these proteins:
- the LOC117896044 gene encoding uncharacterized protein LOC117896044 codes for MLLLYTGLLLLQLQLGAMAGNDFSHVGSAELKQFKQCVRGASGQRPRLGECLGRSALNFIQRVEESDNVSFVEDFASVKSDSAAASRSLANVLDTDPVDFRGILENAGAVMGQRSLEWHMDGLYPGLMFKIGPTTDANSVAEFVLDGGGVQGERQFGYEDPSAGRLLAKQYLLPFLLGLKFNLVALVPLLFAGICLLLKKSLFLVKLAVYVSSFLGLGGVVSSLGGLGGGLSGGLGGFGGFGGGSSFGFQGHRPVGHFPGKTTVFGHGDELHHQQQQQQQYDVHEASPYRRSERKVRFEQPRTAARTTEKPQAPNEDRFYEFEQQRRASNKLLEQEDSLMRSNFQAGMQGWQAVDCLGAESERMLELAARDNSSWQINEYLSIEPPVEEVQARSLESGLTSRLLQLLQGRALRVQLPRQLAIANGIDEAALGTDQGRKKKDKDKHMAMMGGMIMVATVAQMFLGKVILIAGSAFVMAKIALVISLLGSLKKGSAGHSGSSGGGPEHVIVTSTGSSSGHSHESGWHRSMPTHEYSGSQLEEPTYAHAHDRGYYAYEMDTLKRRQTQPEAEAEAEAEAEAARGFV; via the exons atgttgctgctgtacaCCGGATTACTCCTGCTCCAACTACAGCTTGGAGCCATGGCTGGCAATGACTTCTCGCACGTTGGCAGCGCGGAGCTCAAGCAGTTCAAGCAGTGCGTGCGCGGCGCCAGTGGCCAGCGGCCCAGACTCGGCGAGTGCCTCGGCCGTTCGGCGCTCAACTTCATTCAACGCGTGGAGGAGAGCGATAATGTGAGCTTCGTGGAGGATTTTGCATCAGTCAAGAGCGACTCTGCGGCAGCGAGCAGATCCCTGGCCAATGTGCTGGACACGGACCCAGTGGACTTTCGCGGCATTCTCGAGAACGCAGGCGCCGTCATGGGTCAGCGCAGTCTCGAGTGGCACATGGATGGACTGTATCCCGGACTCATGTTCAAAATTGGACCCACAACGGATGCCAACAGCGTGGCGGAGTTTGTGCTGGACGGTGGCGGGGTGCAGGGCGAGCGGCAGTTTGGCTACGAAGATCCATCAGCGG GTCGCCTGCTGGCCAAGCAATATCTGCTGCCCTTTCTGCTGGGCCTCAAGTTCAATCTGGTGGCTCTGGTGCCCCTGCTCTTTGCCGGcatttgcctgctgctcaAGAAGTCGCTCTTTCTGGTCAAGCTGGCGGTTTATGTCAGCAGCTTCCTGGGCCTGGGCGGCGTCGTCAGCTCGTTGGGTGGACTAGGGGGCGGCCTGTCTGGCGGTCTGGGCGGCTTTGGTGGCTTTGGCGGCGGCTCCAGCTTTGGCTTTCAAGGCCATCGACCTGTGGGCCACTTTCCCGGCAAGACCACCGTCTTTGGGCATGGCGACGAGctgcatcatcagcagcagcagcagcagcagtacgaTGTGCACGAGGCCTCGCCCTATCGTCGCAGCGAGCGGAAAGTGCGCTTCGAGCAGCCACGGACTGCGGCAAGGACAACCGAGAAGCCTCAGGCACCCAACGAGGATCGCTTCTATGAGtttgagcagcagcgcagagccagcaacaagctgctggagcaggaggactCCTTGATGAGGAGCAACTTCCAGGCGGGGATGCAGGGCTGGCAGGCCGTGGAT TGCCTGGGCGCGGAGAGCGAGCGAATGCTGGAGCTGGCCGCGCGGGATAACAGCAGCTGGCAGATCAACGAATATCTCAGCATAGAGCCGCCAGTGGAGGAGGTTCAGGCCCGCAGTCTGGAGTCCGGACTCACCAgcaggctgctgcagctgttgcagggACGAGCGCTGCGGGTGCAACTGCCGCGGCAGCTGGCCATCGCGAATGGCATCGACGAGGCCGCACTGGGCACGGATCAAG GTCGCAAGAAGAAGGACAAAGACAAGCACATGGCCATGATGGGCGGCATGATAATGGTGGCCACCGTGGCCCAAATGTTCCTCGGCAAGGTGATCCTCATCGCCGGCTCTGCCTTCGTAATGGCCAAGATCGCCCTCGTCATATCCCTGCTG GGCAGTCTAAAAAAGGGATCGGCTGGCCACAGTGgtagcagcggcggcggccccGAGCACGTGATTGTCACCAGCACGGGCTCCAGCTCGGGCCACAGCCACGAGAGCGGCTGGCACCGCAGCATGCCCACGCACGAGTACAGCGGCAGTCAGCTGGAAGAGCCAACATATGCCCATGCCCACGATCGGGGCTACTATGCCTACGAGATGGACACCTTGAAGCGGCGACAGACCCAacctgaagctgaagcagaggcagaagcagaagcagaggcagcccGTGGATTTGTCTag
- the LOC117897183 gene encoding uncharacterized protein LOC117897183 gives MDRMDSRLCLLMALLLAHRSTSWALEQHSSNSSSSSSSSSSSGESGLLRTVRHVYGQCADSEDIFWCCKVQGARLLGRALKVQQLSIVDGVSLVRRESAAAATQDTRTARASIAESQLNNRDLEHMSGKSLDALLLERFLGFVHSHQLQVNLPRLLHFGERNSQDWLQSLFGYFLSGKEGDSSGASEGRHKKKDDKKYLGPFIAAVLLKTAILKMAYHSIAIVAGKALIVGKIALIISAIIGLKKLVGQDGGERTTYEIVKHPQVQQSHTYSSSHQGEYDSGGHDSGGGSYHRSIDEEMMMQDKAYQAWMPQAAGAPGGAAASSSKVSR, from the coding sequence ATGGACAGAATGGATTCGCGCCTGTGCCTGCTcatggccctgctgctggcacatcGCAGCACCAGCTGGGCGCtggagcagcacagcagcaactcctcctcctcctccagctccagctccagctcgggGGAGAGCGGCCTCCTGCGCACCGTGCGCCACGTGTACGGGCAGTGTGCGGACAGTGAGGATATTTTTTGGTGCTGCAAGGTGCAGGGCGCCCGGCTGCTGGGGCGCGCACTCAAGGTGCAGCAGCTGAGCATTGTGGATGGCGTTAGTCTGGTGAGGCGCGAgagtgctgcagctgccacacaggACACGCGCACGGCTCGCGCCAGCATTGCGGAGAGCCAGCTGAACAATCGCGACCTCGAGCACATGTCCGGCAAGAGCTTGgacgcgctgctgctggagcgctTCCTGGGCTTTGTGCACAGCCACCAGCTGCAGGTGAACCTGCCGCGACTGCTGCACTTCGGGGAGCGCAACAGCCAGGACTGGCTGCAGTCGCTCTTTGGCTACTTCCTGTCCGGCAAGGAGGGGGACAGCAGCGGCGCGAGCGAGGGACGCCACAAGAAGAAGGACGACAAGAAGTATCTGGGACCCTTCATCGCCGCCGTGCTGCTGAAGACGGCCATACTGAAGATGGCCTACCACTCGATCGCCATTGTGGCCGGCAAGGCGCTGATCGTGGGCAAGATTGCGCTCATCATCAGCGCCATCATCGGACTGAAGAAGCTCGTCGGCCAGGACGGGGGCGAGCGCACCACCTACGAGATTGTGAAGCATCCGCAGGTGCAGCAGAGCCACACCTACTCCTCCAGCCACCAGGGGGAGTACGACTCGGGCGGCCACGACTCTGGCGGCGGCTCCTACCATCGCAGCATCGACGAGGAGATGATGATGCAGGACAAGGCCTACCAGGCCTGGATGCCGCAGGCTGCCGGCGCCCCAGGTGGTGCAGCTGCCAGCTCCAGCAAGGTGTCGCGATAG